The DNA region GCCAGACTGAAGATCGGGCAAAATCAACACCCGCAGCTTGGACTTAGCCGCCAACACCTCTCGGGCCTCCGGATCGCAACCCGGAGCTACTACACATTCCAAAAATGTCTTAGTCATAGCCTCCGCCGTGGCCTGATCAATCGGTTGATTGAGCACCACAATGCCCCCAAAGGCAGAAATGGAGTCGGCATCAAAGGCCTGGTGGTATGCCTGCACCAAGCTATCCCCTAGGGACACACCGCAGGGGTTGGTATGTTTGAGAATAGCCACCGCCGGGGTGCGATCGTCGAATTCTTTAATAATCCGCCGCGCCGCTTCTAGATCCACCAAGTTGTTGTAGCTCAACTCCTTACCCTGGAGCTTGTCCGCTGCAGCCCAGCCCGTGGGTACGGTGCCCGTGGTGTACCACAGAGCTGGCTGGTGAGGATTTTCACCATAGCGTAGGGGCTGATGAGCTTGGCCGATGATCGCAAGACGTTCCGGCAGCAGTTCTTGACCTTCAACGGCAGCATTCCCCGGTTCACTGCTCAAGTAAGTGGCGATCGCACAGTCATAGGTGGCTGTATGCCAGAAAGCCTTCTGGGCGCAGGTTTGGCGGAACGATTGGGACACATTGCCGTCGTACTGCTCAAACTCGCTCAGGTAGGCATCATACTGATCGGGATTGCAGAGTACCGTCAGGTGAGCATAGTTTTTCGCCGCCGCCCGCAGCAGTGTTGGGCCCCCAATATCAATATTTTCAATAGCATCAACCAAGGTGACATCCGGATTAGCAATGGTTTGCTCAAACGGATAGAGGTTGACCACCACCAAATCAATCGGACGGATCTCATTGGCCTCCAGATCCGCCGTATCTTCTGGCAGATTGCGTCGCGCTAGGATGCCCCCGTGGATGCGGGGATGTAGGGTCTTCACCCGTCCACCCAAAATTTCTGGCGATCCCGTGTAGTCCGACACCTTCGTCACCGGCAATCCTGCCTGTTTGAGCACCGCCGCCGTGCCGCCACTGCTGACAATATCAAACCCAAAATCTTCAACCAACCGCCGGGCAAACTCTACCAGGCCTGTCTTGTCTGAGGTGCTAAGCAGTGCTAACCGTGCCATGATTCCGTCCTTTCCAAGTCCAATACTTGCTGTTGACCGTTTGAGATCGGGCGTACCTACAGCGTAAGGATCTTATCGAAAGATGGGCAAATTGCGGAGAGTTTCTTTAGGAAAAAGACGAGGAACGCATACGCTAGGATAAACGATGGTGAGTTATAAACCTAGGAGTACGAGCCCTGAGCCTGAATGCGATCGCCATTCCCTCCGCCTCGACGGAAGCCGCTGGTCTGTTGGTGGGACTGCATGGTTGGGGAGCCAATGCCAAAGACCTAGCCACCTTGGCAGAATATATGGATCTATCGGACTACGAATTGCTCTTCGTCGATGCCCCCTTTCTCCATCCCCAAGGCTTCGGCGGACGCATGTGGTACGAATTTCCCTTGGGCTACGCCTTTGATACAACCCTCAGCGATCGCGACGACCTAGTCCAAAGTCGCCAGCATTTACACCAGTGGCTGCTGTCCCTAGAAGAACAGACCGGCATTCCCCTAGGGCGCACCTTTTTAGCGGGCTTCTCCCAGGGTGGAGCCATGGCGTTGGATGTGGGGATGCAGCTTCCCCTGGCGGGCGTCCTAGTCCTCAGCGGCTACCTCCATGGGCCGCTCAATACACCAGTTCAGCCAGCGCCGCCGACCCTATTGGTGCATGGTCGCCAAGACCAAGTGGTGCCGATTCAAGCCGCCCACCATACCCGCAGTCAGCTAACCGCCGCGGCCGTTCCTCTCACCTATTGCGAATTTGAACGCATGGGTCATGAGATCCAGCCCGCCGTCATGGAACAAATCCAAAGTTTTGTGGCTAGTATAGCCATGGGTTGGGGAGAAACGCCCTAGTATGGGAATAGACAGGCTGCATCGATGCGCGATCGCCTATTTGACGTAACCGATGCAGAATTGACAGCGGGGGGAGCCATGACAACACTGCAACACTTTTCAACGCCAGACGTATCGAAGGTAACGGAGGAAGACGTTGCCGAACTAGCCGTACGTCTCGATAAAGATGACTATGCCGATCCCTTTGCCGGATTGAATGATTGGCATCTACTGCGAGCGATCGCTTTCCACCGTCCAGAAATGGTTGAACCCTACCTTTATTTGCTGGATCTCGAAGCCTACGACGAATCCTAGATTCAGCCACCACCCATCCCTAGAGATGGGTCAGATAACCTTAGGGTCGGGGTGCAGCACTGCACCCCGATTTATTATGGTCAGATGAAGCGGAGGGTGGGAATGCCTCAACGGGTACTGATAGGAGTAGGTGGCGGCATTGCGGCCTATAAAGTTTGTGAAGTGGTCTCTAGCCTGGCCCAATCAGGTGTTGACCTGCGGGTGATCATGACGGCAGCGGCGGAGCAGTTTGTCGCACCTCTCACCTTGGCTACCCTAGCCCGCCATCCTGCCTATGGCGATCGCCATGAATGGACAGGCGATCGCGGCCGACCGCTGCATATCGACCTTGGGGAATGGGCTCAGGTGCTGGTGCTGGCTCCCCTGACGGCCAATACCCTGGGAAAACTGGCCCATGGGTTAGCCGATAACCTGCTCACCAACACGGTTCTAGCATCCACCTGCCCAGTGCTCCTCGCTCCCGCCATGAATACCGACATGTGGAACCAGGTGAGCGTGCAGCGCAACTGGCAGCAGATTCATCAGGATCCTCGCTACCATGCCGTTGGCCCCGGTGCCGGTCGCTTGGCCTGCGATCGCGTGGGAACAGGACGCATGGCAGAACCGGCGGAGATTCTAGCCCAGGTGC from Candidatus Obscuribacterales bacterium includes:
- the purH gene encoding bifunctional phosphoribosylaminoimidazolecarboxamide formyltransferase/IMP cyclohydrolase; the protein is MARLALLSTSDKTGLVEFARRLVEDFGFDIVSSGGTAAVLKQAGLPVTKVSDYTGSPEILGGRVKTLHPRIHGGILARRNLPEDTADLEANEIRPIDLVVVNLYPFEQTIANPDVTLVDAIENIDIGGPTLLRAAAKNYAHLTVLCNPDQYDAYLSEFEQYDGNVSQSFRQTCAQKAFWHTATYDCAIATYLSSEPGNAAVEGQELLPERLAIIGQAHQPLRYGENPHQPALWYTTGTVPTGWAAADKLQGKELSYNNLVDLEAARRIIKEFDDRTPAVAILKHTNPCGVSLGDSLVQAYHQAFDADSISAFGGIVVLNQPIDQATAEAMTKTFLECVVAPGCDPEAREVLAAKSKLRVLILPDLQSGPTQTVKAIAGGLLVQAADDHATNPAEWRVVTEHKPSTDEMEELMFAWRVAKHVKSNGIVVTRDRTTLGVGAGQMNRVGAVSIALAQAGDRAQGATLASDGFFPFDDSVRTAAQAGIRAIVQPGGSLRDQDSIDAANELGLIMVMTGVRHFLH
- a CDS encoding DUF2555 domain-containing protein; translation: MRDRLFDVTDAELTAGGAMTTLQHFSTPDVSKVTEEDVAELAVRLDKDDYADPFAGLNDWHLLRAIAFHRPEMVEPYLYLLDLEAYDES
- a CDS encoding dienelactone hydrolase family protein translates to MPSASTEAAGLLVGLHGWGANAKDLATLAEYMDLSDYELLFVDAPFLHPQGFGGRMWYEFPLGYAFDTTLSDRDDLVQSRQHLHQWLLSLEEQTGIPLGRTFLAGFSQGGAMALDVGMQLPLAGVLVLSGYLHGPLNTPVQPAPPTLLVHGRQDQVVPIQAAHHTRSQLTAAAVPLTYCEFERMGHEIQPAVMEQIQSFVASIAMGWGETP